A section of the Lathamus discolor isolate bLatDis1 chromosome 6, bLatDis1.hap1, whole genome shotgun sequence genome encodes:
- the LOC136017092 gene encoding olfactory receptor 5AU1-like isoform X3: MDSCLHTPMYFFLSHLSLLDVCYSSTIIPQALLNVLVEKKVISFIRCATQLFSFATCATTECYVLAAMAYDRYMAICNPLLYSTVTSQRLCTGMLAGAYLGGVISSTIHTVSIFRLPFCRSKTINHFFCDGPPLLALSCSDTHAIEAMVSAVVGFNVLSTTVFILISYLLVLATVMRMRSAAGRRKAFSTCASHFISIALYYGSSLFMYLRPSSRQSSKHDEVVSMLYSVAVPMLNPLIYSLRNTDMKNAMRKAKSRVLSSLSIHGSLPW, from the coding sequence ATGGATTCCTGCCTACACAcccccatgtacttcttcctcaGCCACTTGTCTCTCCTGGATGTCTGCTACTCCTCCACCATCATCCCTCAAGCCTTGCTGAATGTTCTAGTGGAGAAGAAGGTGATTTCCTTCATTAGGTGTGCCACTCAGCTCTTCTCCTTTGCAACCTGTGCCACCACTGAGTGCTATGTGCTGGCTGCTATGGCTTACGATCGCTAcatggccatttgtaacccccTTCTCTATTCCACGGTCACGTCCCAAAGGCTTTGCACTGGGATGTTGGCTGGTGCCTACTTAGGTGGCGTGATCAGCTCTACCATACACACGGTTTCCATATTTCGTCTCCCGTTCTGTCGGTCCAAGACAATCAATCACTTCTTCTGCGATGGACCACCACTGCTagccctctcctgctctgacacCCATGCCATCGAGGCGATGGTTTCTGCCGTGGTGGGGTTCAATGTACTGAGCACCACGGtcttcatcctcatctcctACTTGTTAGTCCTTGCCACTGTCATGCGGATGCGGTCTGCGGCTGGTCGACGCAAAGCTTTCTCCACCTGTGCCTCTCACTTCATCTCCATTGCTTTGTACTATGGCAGCTCCCTCTTCATGTACCTGCGCCCCAGCTCCAGACAGTCCTCGAAGCATGACGAGGTGGTCTCCATGCTGTACTCTGTGGCTGTCCCCATGCTGAACCCGCTCATCTACAGCCTAAGAAACACGGATATGAAGAACGCCATGAGGAAAGCAAAAAGTAGAGTCCTCTCCTCTTTGTCCATTCATGGTTCCCTGCCCTGGTGA
- the LOC136017855 gene encoding olfactory receptor 5J3-like encodes MAEQNHTSAAEFILKGLSDQAEMKAALFVLLLLIYTTTLLGNAGIIVAIRGHPQLHTSMYPFLGSLSIVDICFSSVVAPRTLVNFVLEKKTVSFAGCMSQAFFYIVFVTTECFLLAVIACDRYVAICNLLLYSSVMTQRLCVGLVAGCYIGGVLNSIIQMTSIIRLPFCSSNIINHFFCDVPPLLALSCASTYIKEMILFSLAGVIELSTISAILVSYVFIFFAILRIRSAEGRQKACSTCLSHLIVVTMLYGTTIFMYLRPSSSYSLNTDKVVSVFYAVVIPMLNPPIYSLRNKEMKDALRRTAERITVRL; translated from the coding sequence ATGGCAGAGCAGAATCACACCTCAGCAGCAGAGTTCATCCTCAAGGGTCTCAGTGACCAAGCGGAGATGAAGGCAGCCCTTtttgtgctgttgctgctcatctaCACAACCACCCTTCTGGGCAACGCAGGGATAATTGTAGCCATCCGAGGTCACCCACAGCTCCACACATCCATGTACCccttcctgggcagcctctcCATTGTTGacatctgcttctcctctgtggTAGCCCCCAGGACTTTGGTGAACTTTGTATTGGAGAAGAAGACCGTTTCCTTTGCTGGCTGTATGAGTCAAGCTTTCTTCTACATTGTGTTTGTGACAACTGAGTGTTTCCTGCTGGCTGTCATAGCCTGTGACCGGTATGTGGCCATCTGCAACCTCCTGCTCTACTCGTCTGTCATGACTCAGAGGTTATGTGTGGGGCTGGTGGCAGGGTGCTACATTGGGGGTGTCCTGAACTCCATCATTCAGATGACCTCCATCATCAGgctgcccttctgcagctccAATATCATCAACCACTTCTTCTGTGATGTTCCTCCTCTCCTGGCTCTGTCCTGTGCCAGCACGTACATCAAGGAGATGATCCTCTTCTCCTTGGCTGGTGTCATTGAGCTCAGCACCATCTCTGCCATTCTGGTCTCCTACGTCTTCATCTTCTTTGCCATCCTGAGGATCCGTTCTGCTGAGGGCAGGCAAAAAGCTTGCTCCACCTGCCTGTCCCACCTGATCGTGGTGACCATGTTGTACGGAACAACCATCTTCATGTATTTACGCCCTAGCTCTAGTTACTCCCTGAACACTGACAAAGTGGTCTCCGTCTTCTACGCGGTGGTGATCCCCATGCTCAACCCCCCCATCTACAGCTTGAGGAACAAAGAGATGAAGGACGCTCTGAggagaacagcagaaagaatCACAGTCAGGCTTTGA
- the LOC136017092 gene encoding olfactory receptor 8U3-like isoform X2: protein MVEDNYTSPSEFILLGFTNREDLQVMCFVLFLAIYVVTFIGNLGVIALIRMDSCLHTPMYFFLSHLSLLDVCYSSTIIPQALLNVLVEKKVISFIRLCTGMLAGAYLGGVISSTIHTVSIFRLPFCRSKTINHFFCDGPPLLALSCSDTHAIEAMVSAVVGFNVLSTTVFILISYLLVLATVMRMRSAAGRRKAFSTCASHFISIALYYGSSLFMYLRPSSRQSSKHDEVVSMLYSVAVPMLNPLIYSLRNTDMKNAMRKAKSRVLSSLSIHGSLPW, encoded by the exons ATGGTTGAAGATAATTATACGTCCCCCTCTGAGTTTATTCTCCTGGGCTTCACAAACAGGGAAGACCTGCAGGTGATGTGCTTTGTCTTATTCCTCGCCATCTATGTGGTTACCTTCATAGGAAACCTGGGAGTAATTGCATTAATCAGAATGGATTCCTGCCTACACAcccccatgtacttcttcctcaGCCACTTGTCTCTCCTGGATGTCTGCTACTCCTCCACCATCATCCCTCAAGCCTTGCTGAATGTTCTAGTGGAGAAGAAGGTGATTTCCTTCATTAG GCTTTGCACTGGGATGTTGGCTGGTGCCTACTTAGGTGGCGTGATCAGCTCTACCATACACACGGTTTCCATATTTCGTCTCCCGTTCTGTCGGTCCAAGACAATCAATCACTTCTTCTGCGATGGACCACCACTGCTagccctctcctgctctgacacCCATGCCATCGAGGCGATGGTTTCTGCCGTGGTGGGGTTCAATGTACTGAGCACCACGGtcttcatcctcatctcctACTTGTTAGTCCTTGCCACTGTCATGCGGATGCGGTCTGCGGCTGGTCGACGCAAAGCTTTCTCCACCTGTGCCTCTCACTTCATCTCCATTGCTTTGTACTATGGCAGCTCCCTCTTCATGTACCTGCGCCCCAGCTCCAGACAGTCCTCGAAGCATGACGAGGTGGTCTCCATGCTGTACTCTGTGGCTGTCCCCATGCTGAACCCGCTCATCTACAGCCTAAGAAACACGGATATGAAGAACGCCATGAGGAAAGCAAAAAGTAGAGTCCTCTCCTCTTTGTCCATTCATGGTTCCCTGCCCTGGTGA
- the LOC136017092 gene encoding olfactory receptor 8U3-like isoform X1 has product MVEDNYTSPSEFILLGFTNREDLQVMCFVLFLAIYVVTFIGNLGVIALIRMDSCLHTPMYFFLSHLSLLDVCYSSTIIPQALLNVLVEKKVISFIRCATQLFSFATCATTECYVLAAMAYDRYMAICNPLLYSTVTSQRLCTGMLAGAYLGGVISSTIHTVSIFRLPFCRSKTINHFFCDGPPLLALSCSDTHAIEAMVSAVVGFNVLSTTVFILISYLLVLATVMRMRSAAGRRKAFSTCASHFISIALYYGSSLFMYLRPSSRQSSKHDEVVSMLYSVAVPMLNPLIYSLRNTDMKNAMRKAKSRVLSSLSIHGSLPW; this is encoded by the coding sequence ATGGTTGAAGATAATTATACGTCCCCCTCTGAGTTTATTCTCCTGGGCTTCACAAACAGGGAAGACCTGCAGGTGATGTGCTTTGTCTTATTCCTCGCCATCTATGTGGTTACCTTCATAGGAAACCTGGGAGTAATTGCATTAATCAGAATGGATTCCTGCCTACACAcccccatgtacttcttcctcaGCCACTTGTCTCTCCTGGATGTCTGCTACTCCTCCACCATCATCCCTCAAGCCTTGCTGAATGTTCTAGTGGAGAAGAAGGTGATTTCCTTCATTAGGTGTGCCACTCAGCTCTTCTCCTTTGCAACCTGTGCCACCACTGAGTGCTATGTGCTGGCTGCTATGGCTTACGATCGCTAcatggccatttgtaacccccTTCTCTATTCCACGGTCACGTCCCAAAGGCTTTGCACTGGGATGTTGGCTGGTGCCTACTTAGGTGGCGTGATCAGCTCTACCATACACACGGTTTCCATATTTCGTCTCCCGTTCTGTCGGTCCAAGACAATCAATCACTTCTTCTGCGATGGACCACCACTGCTagccctctcctgctctgacacCCATGCCATCGAGGCGATGGTTTCTGCCGTGGTGGGGTTCAATGTACTGAGCACCACGGtcttcatcctcatctcctACTTGTTAGTCCTTGCCACTGTCATGCGGATGCGGTCTGCGGCTGGTCGACGCAAAGCTTTCTCCACCTGTGCCTCTCACTTCATCTCCATTGCTTTGTACTATGGCAGCTCCCTCTTCATGTACCTGCGCCCCAGCTCCAGACAGTCCTCGAAGCATGACGAGGTGGTCTCCATGCTGTACTCTGTGGCTGTCCCCATGCTGAACCCGCTCATCTACAGCCTAAGAAACACGGATATGAAGAACGCCATGAGGAAAGCAAAAAGTAGAGTCCTCTCCTCTTTGTCCATTCATGGTTCCCTGCCCTGGTGA